One genomic segment of Alkalimarinus alittae includes these proteins:
- a CDS encoding peptidylprolyl isomerase — MRSYISFIKPFLLCLSLILSSIATAADTNATANDVKVLIETNHGDITVKLNPEKAPITVKNFLGYVNSGFYTKTVFHRVIPGFMIQGGGFYKSMDKLPTRTPIRNEASNGLHNNRGTIAMARTSDPHSASSQFFINVANNNFLDYSAQSMGYAVFGNVVDGMDVVEKIENVKTTKRNMHANIPVDPVVIKSISVVK, encoded by the coding sequence ATGCGTAGCTACATATCATTTATAAAGCCATTTTTACTCTGTCTATCCCTTATATTGAGTTCTATTGCGACCGCTGCCGATACAAACGCTACGGCTAACGATGTAAAGGTGTTAATAGAAACAAATCACGGTGATATTACCGTGAAGCTAAATCCAGAAAAGGCACCTATCACAGTTAAGAACTTCTTAGGCTATGTTAACAGTGGTTTTTACACCAAAACAGTTTTTCATAGGGTAATTCCAGGATTCATGATTCAAGGCGGCGGTTTTTATAAAAGCATGGATAAACTGCCAACGAGAACCCCCATAAGAAACGAAGCCTCTAACGGGCTTCACAACAACCGTGGCACTATTGCTATGGCCCGAACCAGTGATCCTCATTCGGCATCGTCTCAATTCTTTATCAACGTTGCGAATAATAACTTCCTTGATTACAGCGCTCAAAGCATGGGCTATGCCGTATTTGGTAATGTCGTTGATGGCATGGACGTGGTAGAAAAAATTGAAAATGTTAAAACGACTAAACGAAATATGCATGCCAATATTCCTGTCGACCCCGTTGTGATCAAAAGCATATCGGTAGTGAAATAA
- a CDS encoding GGDEF domain-containing protein, translating into MPFDNKEHNTLIDQLRDAQAYLQKKRFYYRFNTQMEAKYTQYMLSSYQFENRLYPSLGVLGLILFIASDLIVIPSLIDQAIIIRSIGAGIILAVVGGIYLDKSYRWHQILLCLGAFIIHLSLILVGILAADSGQFHYQFGSIITIIFICNIIRVGFSYALPFALVMLLSQLFAMSQLTVITTEQMTEIFFIYSFVTILSLIVNGRMEFEIRKSFVRSQLLNYEHDELIKTQEKLRKLSTLDALTGLFNRRYFNKHIEREWLNAVRQKTPISVLMIDVDDFKRYNDTQGHVAGDESLKSIAQTLKQHVQRPNDMVARYGGEEFVITLPYANEADATALASIILNAVFELNIQHPYATHQNRLTISIGCCSLIPDQEYSIKDLLKCADEALYESKRKGKNCISTGKCSKLNKS; encoded by the coding sequence TTGCCTTTTGACAATAAAGAGCACAACACATTGATTGATCAGCTTCGAGATGCACAAGCATACTTGCAAAAAAAACGGTTTTATTATCGTTTTAATACTCAGATGGAAGCCAAATATACTCAATACATGCTTTCAAGCTATCAATTTGAGAATCGTCTATACCCTAGCTTAGGGGTACTAGGGCTTATTTTATTTATCGCATCAGATTTAATTGTCATTCCATCGCTGATAGATCAAGCGATCATTATTCGCTCTATTGGTGCAGGTATAATACTCGCAGTTGTGGGAGGGATTTATCTCGACAAATCTTATCGATGGCACCAGATACTCCTCTGTCTAGGCGCATTTATTATCCACCTATCATTGATATTAGTGGGCATACTTGCTGCCGACAGCGGCCAGTTTCATTATCAATTTGGTTCAATTATTACCATTATATTTATATGTAATATTATTCGAGTAGGCTTTTCTTATGCGCTCCCTTTTGCGCTTGTTATGTTGCTTTCTCAGCTATTTGCAATGTCCCAATTGACGGTCATCACGACCGAGCAAATGACAGAAATATTTTTTATCTATTCTTTCGTTACCATTTTAAGCCTAATTGTTAACGGAAGAATGGAGTTTGAGATCCGAAAAAGCTTTGTTCGTTCCCAGCTCCTTAACTACGAGCACGACGAACTTATAAAAACACAAGAGAAGTTAAGAAAACTGTCCACATTAGATGCATTAACAGGCCTTTTTAATCGTCGCTATTTTAATAAGCACATAGAACGCGAGTGGTTGAACGCAGTCAGGCAAAAGACACCTATTTCTGTATTAATGATCGATGTTGATGACTTTAAACGTTATAACGACACCCAAGGTCATGTAGCGGGTGATGAATCCCTCAAAAGTATTGCACAAACATTAAAGCAACATGTTCAACGCCCTAATGATATGGTCGCTCGGTATGGAGGGGAGGAATTTGTAATTACCTTGCCTTATGCTAACGAAGCGGACGCAACGGCGCTTGCTTCCATTATATTAAACGCTGTATTTGAACTAAACATTCAGCACCCCTATGCCACCCATCAAAATAGGCTCACTATTAGCATTGGTTGTTGCTCTCTTATCCCAGATCAGGAATATTCTATAAAAGATCTGCTAAAATGCGCTGACGAAGCACTTTACGAATCAAAACGTAAAGGAAAGAACTGTATTTCAACCGGTAAATGCAGCAAACTAAATAAATCTTAA
- a CDS encoding flagella synthesis protein FlgN yields the protein MPLSIDRLKTLLQEDIQDLTRLSEILNKERTALKERSNAAIQELAIDKSTCIKSIEHRAKAKALLFVDAGYQIKKGEFEKVIAEIPDESLQSLWRKVNVGLRFCQDQNTINGKVVSHSLKRVNKLMDIVRGQSNKPNLYGSSGKESTIGGLNSIAKA from the coding sequence ATGCCACTTTCAATTGATCGACTCAAAACTCTGCTACAAGAAGATATACAAGACCTTACCAGACTTAGCGAAATACTTAATAAAGAGCGCACCGCCCTCAAGGAGCGCTCTAACGCCGCAATACAAGAACTTGCCATCGATAAATCCACCTGCATAAAATCAATCGAACACCGAGCTAAAGCAAAAGCATTATTATTCGTTGATGCAGGCTACCAAATCAAAAAAGGCGAGTTTGAAAAAGTCATCGCTGAAATACCTGATGAATCACTTCAATCACTTTGGCGAAAAGTAAATGTAGGATTAAGGTTCTGCCAAGATCAAAACACCATCAATGGAAAGGTGGTCAGCCACTCTCTCAAGCGTGTTAATAAATTGATGGATATTGTAAGAGGCCAGAGCAATAAGCCTAACCTCTACGGTTCTTCAGGTAAGGAAAGCACTATCGGTGGTCTTAACTCAATAGCAAAAGCCTGA
- the flgM gene encoding flagellar biosynthesis anti-sigma factor FlgM yields the protein MVIDINSINPNQPGGSRSRTVEAQQARQKIDSSTTEKHEAPIEKRGENVSFSGKAKNFQQIEASLKELPQVDSDKVAKIRAALEDGTYNVSAENVAQKMLNMEKHIL from the coding sequence ATGGTAATTGATATTAACAGTATTAACCCGAACCAACCGGGTGGCTCAAGAAGCCGAACAGTCGAGGCCCAACAAGCCCGACAAAAAATTGACAGCTCTACGACTGAAAAGCACGAAGCGCCAATAGAAAAGCGCGGCGAGAATGTAAGTTTTAGTGGGAAAGCCAAAAACTTCCAACAAATTGAAGCTAGCTTGAAAGAATTACCGCAAGTTGACTCCGATAAGGTTGCAAAAATTCGTGCAGCACTCGAAGATGGCACTTATAACGTCTCTGCTGAAAATGTGGCTCAAAAAATGCTTAATATGGAGAAACACATTCTATAA
- the flgA gene encoding flagellar basal body P-ring formation chaperone FlgA — protein MSASSFSQWVSQETQQYLNTVTETLAADKGFRSDFKIGNIDPRLNLTKCEIPLTFEFQGDPLERSKNTIKVTCHDKKRWSIFVAANINVYKEVWVASQTLRRGQRVKDSDLKRAELQVNQSRQGYFINKHNIAGMTLRRSIQAGDVFYPGLLLPPKVIERGDSVVISALSDTISVQMMGEALSDGKLGQQISVKNKKSNRIIRATVVSKGEVTVPM, from the coding sequence GTGTCTGCATCGTCATTTAGCCAGTGGGTATCCCAAGAGACTCAGCAATATTTAAATACCGTTACTGAAACTTTAGCGGCGGACAAAGGGTTCCGCTCTGACTTCAAAATCGGCAATATCGACCCGCGTTTGAACTTAACAAAATGCGAAATCCCCCTTACTTTTGAGTTTCAGGGCGACCCTTTAGAGCGAAGTAAAAACACAATAAAAGTGACTTGCCATGATAAAAAACGTTGGTCAATCTTTGTAGCAGCCAACATTAATGTCTATAAAGAGGTATGGGTGGCCAGCCAAACATTGCGTAGAGGTCAAAGAGTAAAAGACTCAGATTTAAAACGCGCGGAGTTACAAGTCAACCAATCACGACAAGGTTATTTTATAAATAAACATAATATCGCAGGCATGACCCTACGGCGTTCAATACAGGCAGGGGACGTTTTTTATCCTGGGTTACTGTTACCCCCTAAAGTGATTGAACGCGGGGATTCAGTGGTTATTAGCGCACTCTCTGACACCATATCTGTTCAAATGATGGGCGAAGCACTAAGCGACGGAAAACTAGGGCAACAGATATCGGTTAAAAACAAAAAATCTAATCGGATCATTCGCGCTACCGTTGTTTCGAAAGGGGAAGTAACCGTCCCTATGTAA
- a CDS encoding chemotaxis protein CheV: MAGVMDSVNQRTQLVGENRLELLLFRLRGVQIYGINVFKVKEVLQCPKLTMMPKRNPVVRGVAHIRGGTIPIMDMGMAIGQTPIPEDKINSSFIIITEYNRKTQGFLVGGVERIVNLNWGEIHPPPKGAGKENYLTAVTQLDDKLVEIIDVEKILSEISPVEDTVTAGIITEAQTEKAQRFRVLVVDDSLVARKQIQNCLQAVGFEVITKNDGRQALTYLQEQADAGVNITEYLALMISDVEMPEMDGYTLTTHCKADPRLAGLYIMLHTSLSGVFNKAMVEKVGADDFMAKFSPDELAERVMTVVDELHH, translated from the coding sequence ATGGCTGGTGTTATGGATAGTGTCAACCAGAGAACTCAACTGGTTGGCGAGAATCGACTTGAGTTGTTATTGTTTCGATTACGTGGAGTTCAGATATACGGTATAAACGTTTTCAAAGTAAAAGAAGTATTGCAGTGCCCAAAACTAACGATGATGCCAAAGCGAAATCCAGTTGTAAGAGGTGTTGCTCATATCCGTGGTGGTACTATACCTATAATGGATATGGGGATGGCAATAGGTCAGACGCCTATCCCTGAAGATAAAATTAATAGTAGCTTTATTATCATTACAGAGTACAACCGAAAAACTCAGGGTTTTTTAGTCGGTGGAGTCGAGCGCATTGTAAACCTTAACTGGGGTGAGATTCATCCACCTCCAAAAGGCGCAGGCAAAGAAAATTACCTGACAGCCGTCACTCAACTAGACGATAAGCTAGTAGAGATTATTGATGTAGAAAAAATACTGTCTGAAATATCTCCAGTTGAAGACACCGTTACTGCAGGTATTATTACTGAAGCTCAAACCGAAAAAGCGCAGCGTTTTAGAGTGTTAGTGGTTGATGATTCACTCGTTGCACGTAAACAGATACAAAACTGTTTACAGGCGGTGGGCTTTGAAGTTATTACCAAAAATGATGGGCGGCAGGCATTAACATACTTGCAAGAACAGGCCGATGCAGGGGTTAATATTACTGAGTATCTAGCGCTAATGATTTCTGATGTTGAAATGCCTGAAATGGATGGCTATACGCTGACCACGCATTGTAAGGCAGACCCTAGGCTTGCCGGGCTGTATATTATGCTTCACACCTCGTTGAGTGGTGTTTTCAATAAGGCAATGGTTGAAAAGGTGGGAGCAGATGACTTTATGGCAAAGTTTAGCCCGGATGAATTGGCTGAGCGAGTTATGACCGTTGTTGATGAACTACACCATTGA
- a CDS encoding CheR family methyltransferase: MTARLNATSSVSVDEYQLFRDFLQQACGILLGDNKQYLVTSRLRKIMEQEGIESLGVLVQTLKKASSRALKETVVDAMTTNETLWFRDNHPFRILSDILLPEFSERGGIKPVRIWSAACSTGQEPYSMTMVAEEFKRAKPGKLKSGIKVVATDISQTVLANAKSGEYEMLAIGRGLSKERLNAYFVEKAPGVWKVKPDLMKHVEFRLLNLLDRYSILGKFDVIFCRNVLIYFSAELKLDILSRMHQALNKGGYLVLGASESLNGLSDKFEMIQCRPGIIYRAI; this comes from the coding sequence ATGACCGCACGCTTGAATGCAACTTCTTCAGTGTCCGTTGACGAATACCAGCTGTTTCGTGATTTTCTTCAGCAGGCTTGTGGGATACTCCTGGGCGACAACAAACAGTATCTCGTGACAAGTCGGCTTAGAAAAATAATGGAGCAAGAAGGTATTGAGTCACTTGGGGTGCTTGTTCAAACGTTGAAAAAAGCATCATCAAGAGCATTAAAAGAAACAGTGGTTGATGCAATGACCACCAATGAAACGCTTTGGTTTAGAGATAATCATCCTTTTAGAATATTAAGCGACATATTGTTGCCTGAATTTTCTGAAAGGGGCGGTATTAAACCCGTTAGAATCTGGTCCGCTGCATGCTCTACAGGGCAAGAGCCTTACTCGATGACTATGGTTGCTGAGGAGTTTAAACGAGCAAAACCGGGTAAGCTAAAAAGCGGCATTAAAGTCGTTGCTACCGATATCTCTCAGACGGTGTTAGCCAATGCCAAATCAGGCGAGTATGAGATGCTTGCCATTGGGCGAGGGTTATCAAAAGAGCGCCTGAATGCTTATTTTGTCGAGAAAGCCCCAGGCGTATGGAAAGTAAAGCCTGATCTGATGAAGCACGTTGAGTTTCGTTTATTAAACCTTCTAGACCGGTATTCTATTCTGGGAAAATTTGATGTTATCTTTTGTCGTAACGTTTTAATTTACTTTTCGGCTGAACTCAAATTAGATATTCTGTCCCGAATGCATCAAGCCTTGAATAAAGGAGGATATTTGGTATTGGGAGCTTCGGAGTCATTAAATGGCCTTTCAGATAAGTTTGAAATGATCCAATGCCGCCCGGGCATTATTTACCGGGCGATTTGA
- a CDS encoding ChrR family anti-sigma-E factor, giving the protein MANYHPSDELLMQFSAGQMSNALGILVACHLEKCPECCQRIRVYEQLGGEIMQESPPVEVSSNVLTQLLSQLDEPEHEATKTGQKTQVIDPRIPKPLSRFVPGYFDQLEWSGMTRSIKEYKLPFSDGQYTAKLYKISAGKELPVHTHKGNEFTLVMDGSFSDSAGEYHQGDFILADTHTVHQPKAAETSDCICFAVLDAPLRMTGFFGRMLNPFLT; this is encoded by the coding sequence ATGGCTAATTATCATCCTTCTGACGAACTTTTAATGCAATTTTCGGCTGGCCAAATGTCCAATGCACTGGGCATTTTAGTCGCATGCCACCTTGAAAAGTGCCCTGAGTGTTGTCAGCGTATAAGAGTCTATGAGCAGTTAGGCGGTGAGATAATGCAAGAATCTCCCCCTGTTGAAGTTAGCAGCAATGTATTAACACAACTGCTATCGCAATTAGATGAACCTGAGCACGAAGCGACAAAAACTGGACAAAAAACACAGGTTATTGACCCACGTATACCTAAACCGTTAAGTCGGTTTGTGCCTGGTTATTTTGATCAGCTTGAATGGTCAGGTATGACTCGTAGTATAAAAGAATATAAGTTACCGTTTTCTGACGGTCAATACACCGCAAAGCTCTATAAGATTTCAGCAGGCAAAGAACTACCCGTGCATACTCACAAAGGCAATGAGTTTACGTTAGTGATGGATGGGAGTTTCTCTGATAGTGCAGGAGAGTATCATCAGGGTGACTTTATTCTGGCAGACACTCATACCGTTCACCAACCCAAAGCTGCCGAGACGAGTGATTGCATATGTTTTGCGGTACTCGATGCACCGCTTAGAATGACTGGGTTCTTTGGACGAATGTTAAACCCTTTTCTGACTTAA
- a CDS encoding sigma-70 family RNA polymerase sigma factor gives MKQAQTDISQSLNALVLKIAHDKDRNAFIQLFEQVSPQLKAYAIRCGASPTDSEEVVQEALLTVWRKAHTFNPSAASAITWLYTIVRNKRIDLVRKERPDLISSDDLWPEAFTEKEHLENKVESDLNVNVVRTLLHGLPETQRQIVYKVYFEGKPHSEIANELDLPLGTIKSRLRLAMKKLDTLAKEQMTWLIIILLTNF, from the coding sequence TTGAAGCAAGCCCAAACTGACATTTCCCAGTCACTCAACGCATTAGTCCTTAAAATTGCGCATGATAAAGACCGAAATGCCTTTATACAGTTATTTGAACAAGTTTCGCCACAGCTAAAGGCTTATGCTATCCGCTGCGGGGCAAGCCCGACGGATTCTGAAGAAGTTGTTCAAGAGGCGTTACTCACTGTTTGGCGTAAAGCGCATACGTTTAACCCTAGCGCGGCCTCTGCGATCACTTGGCTCTATACGATTGTTCGTAATAAGCGAATTGACCTTGTGCGTAAAGAACGTCCAGACCTTATAAGCTCCGATGATCTATGGCCTGAGGCTTTTACCGAAAAAGAACATTTAGAAAATAAAGTAGAAAGTGATCTAAATGTGAACGTCGTTCGTACACTCTTACACGGGTTGCCTGAAACCCAGCGGCAAATTGTTTATAAAGTCTATTTTGAAGGCAAACCTCACAGCGAGATTGCCAATGAACTTGATTTACCGCTCGGAACCATAAAGTCACGGTTGCGATTGGCAATGAAAAAGTTAGACACCTTAGCGAAAGAACAAATGACATGGCTAATTATCATCCTTCTGACGAACTTTTAA
- the phrB gene encoding deoxyribodipyrimidine photo-lyase produces the protein MHNIVWFRSDLRVYDNPALSAALQNGSVVAIYLLSQKQWDQHSVAPAKRSLIVGQLLSLAEQLSLLNVPLKVIACSDFSQYADVITEQACLLGSGRVYYNAEYELNEKHCAEAVKEKLESVNVMTQEFHDSCMIMPGQIRTKQGECYKVFSAFKRAFIEQYALYSRPILYKPKAQALIDVEMDLTALNEVVTESKWSSLWPAGEDEAHDRLNRFVEGHIKEYDIKRDIPSVDGTSQLSPYLAVGALSTTQCMQAALSLTEGRFDSGRNGVLVWINELIWREFYRHLMDEYPRLSKHKPFKIDTDRLPWKHDQALFNSWVEGRTGFPIVDAAMRQLAETGWMHNRLRMITAMFLTKHLFIDWRWGEQYFMENLVDGDLASNNGGWQWSASTGVDAVPYFRIFNPTRQSERFDPNGDFIRRYVPELAGLDSKSIHQPSLQQARSAGYAVPIVDHATAVAQTKLWFKQLSEPTRDLFADEEVHLA, from the coding sequence ATGCATAATATTGTTTGGTTTAGAAGTGATCTGAGAGTTTATGATAATCCGGCGTTAAGTGCAGCGCTACAAAACGGAAGTGTAGTAGCTATTTACCTGCTATCTCAGAAACAATGGGATCAACACTCTGTAGCACCGGCAAAACGATCACTTATCGTCGGACAACTTCTTTCATTGGCAGAACAGCTCAGTTTGCTTAATGTGCCTTTAAAAGTGATCGCTTGTAGTGACTTTTCTCAATATGCTGATGTTATCACTGAGCAAGCCTGCCTACTTGGCTCTGGACGGGTGTATTACAACGCTGAATATGAGCTTAATGAAAAACACTGTGCCGAAGCTGTCAAAGAAAAACTAGAATCGGTCAATGTCATGACTCAAGAGTTTCATGATAGCTGCATGATAATGCCTGGTCAGATCAGAACAAAGCAAGGTGAATGCTACAAAGTCTTTTCTGCTTTTAAACGCGCCTTCATAGAGCAGTATGCTCTTTACTCACGACCCATTCTGTATAAACCCAAAGCGCAGGCTTTGATTGATGTAGAGATGGACCTAACGGCGTTAAATGAAGTCGTTACTGAGTCTAAGTGGTCATCACTATGGCCGGCAGGTGAAGATGAAGCCCATGATCGACTGAATAGGTTTGTTGAAGGTCACATTAAAGAATATGACATCAAAAGAGATATCCCTTCTGTAGACGGTACAAGCCAGTTATCACCTTACTTAGCGGTGGGTGCATTAAGTACAACGCAATGCATGCAAGCCGCACTCAGCTTAACAGAAGGTCGTTTTGATAGTGGGAGAAACGGCGTTTTGGTGTGGATAAACGAATTAATCTGGCGAGAATTCTACCGGCATTTGATGGATGAATACCCACGATTAAGCAAACACAAGCCGTTCAAAATAGATACTGACAGGCTTCCTTGGAAGCATGATCAGGCACTGTTTAATTCATGGGTTGAAGGGCGTACCGGCTTTCCGATTGTTGATGCGGCTATGCGACAGTTGGCTGAGACTGGCTGGATGCACAATCGATTAAGAATGATCACTGCGATGTTTTTAACCAAGCATTTATTCATTGATTGGCGTTGGGGTGAGCAGTATTTTATGGAGAATTTAGTAGACGGTGATTTAGCGTCTAATAATGGTGGGTGGCAGTGGAGCGCCTCGACAGGGGTTGATGCCGTACCGTATTTTAGAATATTTAACCCGACACGACAGTCGGAGCGTTTTGACCCTAACGGAGATTTTATTCGTCGCTACGTCCCTGAACTCGCAGGGCTAGATAGTAAGTCAATTCATCAGCCCAGTCTTCAGCAAGCTAGAAGCGCTGGTTATGCTGTGCCGATAGTCGATCATGCGACAGCGGTTGCGCAGACAAAGTTGTGGTTCAAGCAATTGTCTGAGCCAACCAGAGACTTGTTTGCTGATGAAGAGGTTCATCTAGCATGA
- a CDS encoding acyl-CoA desaturase has protein sequence MSIQQSSKNQLLRNIVRWIDAEAGSTNSDPVEPHKINWFRCIPFLAVHVACLGVIWTGWSATALWFCLGFFWLRMFAVTAFYHRLFSHRSYKTNRTWQFVFAVLGNSSCQRGPLWWASHHRKHHKYSDQEKDLHSPVAHGFWFSHVGWFMSEAGFKTDYSVIKDLARYPELRFLNRFDILVPAIFAVLIYFLGEFIAHYWPESGTNGWQMLVWVFFVSTTLLFHATFTINSLGHVWGSRRFETKDRSRNNPWLTLLTLGEGWHNNHHRFAVSARQGFYWWEVDISYYILKFLSLLGIVSDLNPVPARILEEGQRNRVKAGDNSTEEKG, from the coding sequence ATGAGTATTCAACAGTCTAGCAAAAATCAACTGCTTAGAAATATCGTTAGATGGATCGATGCAGAAGCAGGCTCAACTAACTCAGACCCTGTTGAGCCACATAAAATAAACTGGTTTCGATGCATACCTTTTTTGGCTGTTCATGTCGCTTGTTTGGGGGTAATTTGGACGGGGTGGAGCGCAACCGCTTTGTGGTTTTGTTTAGGCTTTTTTTGGTTAAGAATGTTTGCAGTGACGGCATTCTATCATCGATTATTTTCTCATCGAAGCTATAAAACCAATCGAACATGGCAGTTTGTGTTTGCTGTTCTGGGTAATTCATCTTGCCAGAGAGGGCCGTTATGGTGGGCTTCTCATCACCGTAAGCATCATAAATACTCTGATCAAGAAAAAGACCTACACTCGCCTGTTGCCCATGGTTTTTGGTTTAGTCATGTGGGGTGGTTTATGTCTGAGGCGGGGTTTAAAACGGACTACTCAGTGATTAAAGATCTTGCCCGATACCCAGAGCTTCGCTTTTTAAATCGCTTTGATATTTTAGTGCCGGCTATTTTTGCTGTATTAATTTACTTTTTAGGTGAGTTTATCGCCCATTATTGGCCCGAGTCGGGTACGAATGGTTGGCAGATGCTGGTATGGGTGTTTTTCGTCTCTACAACTCTTTTATTTCATGCCACATTCACCATCAATTCTTTAGGCCATGTGTGGGGTTCTCGTCGGTTTGAAACAAAAGACCGTAGCCGCAACAACCCATGGTTAACACTGCTCACTTTAGGTGAGGGGTGGCACAACAATCATCATCGTTTTGCGGTCTCTGCAAGGCAGGGTTTCTACTGGTGGGAAGTTGATATTTCATACTACATTCTAAAATTTTTGTCTCTTTTAGGTATTGTGAGTGATCTTAATCCAGTGCCTGCTCGTATATTAGAAGAAGGTCAGCGAAATAGAGTGAAGGCGGGTGATAACAGTACTGAGGAGAAAGGGTAA
- a CDS encoding nuclear transport factor 2 family protein, translating into MASSAKSPEQVVEQFKTLYQTLNASNCKSDIVDGVYRQDVLFQDSFHRIEGLDEMKEYFNALYLNLKSSEFVFHDQWISNDSAMLTWTMTYAHDRLNKGRDISMDGSTEIRFDDKVFYHKDYFDGGSLLYEHVPVLGTVIKQLKKYMAK; encoded by the coding sequence ATGGCAAGTTCAGCTAAATCACCAGAGCAGGTTGTAGAGCAATTTAAAACACTGTACCAAACATTGAATGCGAGTAACTGTAAAAGCGACATTGTCGATGGCGTATACCGGCAAGATGTTCTATTCCAAGATAGCTTTCATCGTATCGAAGGACTTGATGAAATGAAAGAGTACTTTAATGCACTGTACTTAAATCTAAAAAGCAGCGAGTTTGTGTTTCATGATCAGTGGATATCAAACGACAGCGCCATGCTCACCTGGACCATGACTTACGCCCATGACAGGCTAAATAAAGGTCGCGATATTAGCATGGATGGTTCAACTGAAATACGATTTGATGACAAGGTGTTTTATCACAAAGATTACTTTGATGGCGGCAGCTTGTTATATGAGCATGTGCCTGTTTTGGGAACCGTTATAAAGCAGCTTAAAAAATACATGGCTAAGTAG
- a CDS encoding SDR family NAD(P)-dependent oxidoreductase — translation MNTTEKKRAIWIVGASTGIGEALFRELNNGSNTLFISARDKAKLESIAQKSNATVEVIDLDITDEFAVTAAAENIRQRVGRLDQVIVNAGTCEYIDSDEIDMAAVKRVMDTNFWGALNVINAALPLLRSARAMNPSCAPQLAIMSSSVTYQALPRAGAYGASKAALRYFVESLKLDLQHEGIDIRVISPGFVKTPLTDQNDFDMPFIVEVDDAAERIVKGLKSNRFDIHFPSRFTRILKTISLLPDSLRFKLVGKASRHSETSNYVNHQPHTDNNQQTELTKP, via the coding sequence ATGAATACTACAGAAAAAAAACGCGCAATATGGATAGTCGGTGCCTCGACAGGCATTGGTGAAGCGTTATTTCGAGAGCTGAACAACGGAAGTAACACCCTTTTTATTAGTGCTCGAGATAAAGCAAAACTAGAATCAATAGCGCAAAAATCCAATGCAACGGTTGAAGTAATTGACTTGGATATTACTGATGAATTTGCGGTTACTGCAGCGGCAGAAAACATTCGACAGCGTGTAGGGCGGCTTGATCAGGTGATCGTAAATGCCGGAACCTGTGAATATATTGACTCAGATGAAATTGATATGGCTGCAGTAAAACGCGTGATGGATACTAATTTTTGGGGTGCATTAAATGTGATAAATGCAGCGCTACCATTACTTCGGTCAGCCCGCGCAATGAACCCCAGTTGTGCACCACAGCTTGCCATTATGTCTAGTAGCGTAACCTATCAGGCGTTGCCAAGAGCCGGTGCTTATGGCGCATCAAAAGCCGCATTAAGGTATTTTGTAGAATCCCTGAAGCTAGACTTACAGCATGAAGGTATTGATATAAGAGTGATTAGCCCAGGGTTTGTTAAAACGCCATTGACTGATCAAAATGATTTTGACATGCCCTTTATTGTCGAAGTAGATGATGCCGCCGAAAGAATTGTAAAGGGGCTCAAATCCAATCGTTTTGACATTCACTTTCCCTCTCGCTTTACACGAATTTTAAAAACTATTTCGTTATTGCCAGATAGCCTTCGATTCAAACTGGTGGGAAAGGCATCACGTCACTCAGAAACCTCAAACTATGTAAACCATCAGCCACATACCGATAACAATCAACAGACAGAATTAACAAAGCCCTAG